Below is a genomic region from Magnetovibrio sp..
TGATCCGGAGGTTCCGTGAAAACGCTCAATTCCTATAAAATGTCCGGCAAGGACGTACTGCCCTTGGTGGAAGGCGGCAAAGGCGTTGCCGTATCCAACGGAACCACTGCAGGCGCATGGGCCAAGGCCGGCGGCATCGGCACGTTTTCGTGTGTGAACCCGGACAGTTACGCCGAAGACGGCACGTACATTCCGCAGGTTTATCACGGCAAGACACGCTCCGAGCGGTTTGAAGAATTGAAGGCTTACGCCATTCGCGGCGGCATCGAACAGGCGAAAATCGCCCGCGATGTTTCCGGTGGCGAGGGCCGTATCCACATGAACGTGCTGTGGGAAGCGGGCGGCACGGTGCCGATTTTGCACGGCGTCCTCAGCGAAGTGGGGGAATTGGTGCACGGCATCACCTGCGGTGCGGGTATGCCTTACAAGGTTGCCGAAATCGCCGCTCAGTACGGCATCAATTATTATCCGATCGTGTCTTCGGCGCGTGCGTTCAACGCCCTCTGGAGGCGCTCTTACAAAAATTACGCAGACCTTTTGGGCGGCGTGGTTTACGAAGATCCGTGGTTGGCCGGCGGTCATAACGGGCTGAGCAACGTCGAAGATCCCAACGAACCGCAAGATCCCTATGGCCGCTGTCTCGAACTGCGCAAGGTGATGAACGGCTACGGCCTCAACCATGTGCCGATCGTCATGGCCGGTGGGGTGTGGTATCTGCGCGACTGGGAAGACTGGATCGACAATGAAGAGCTCGGTCCGGTGGCATTTCAGTTCGGCACCCGTCCGCTGCTGACTCAGGAAAGCCCCATCATGCAGGCGTGGAAAGACCGGTTGCTGAACCTCAAGGAAGGCGACGTCTACCTCAACCGCTTCAGCCCCACGGGCTTTTATTCGTCGGCGATTCGCAACCCGTTCCTCGACGATCTGGTCGGACGTTCCGAACGCCAAATCGAATACCGCACCAAACCGGAAGCGCCGTTCACGGCCGAGCTTCCGTTGGGTCCGCGCGGACGCATTCACTACGTCAAAGCCGAAGATTTGCCCCGCGCCCAAGCGTGGATCGATGCCGGTCAATCCGAAGCGATGAAGACCCCGGACGACACCATGGTGTTCGTCACCCCGGAAAAATCCAAGCAAATCCTGCAAAGTCAGGCCGAATGCATGTGCTGTCTGTCGCAGTGCCGGTTTTCCAACTGGGCCGACAACGAAGAGGGCACCAACGGCAAGCGCGCCGACCCGCGCTCGTTCTGCATTCAAAAGGCGCTGCAGCGCGCGGCGCATGGCGGCGATCTGGACCAAAGCCTGATGTTCGCGGGTCACAACGCTTACAAATTTGCGCAAGACCCGTTTTACGCAAATGGCTTCATTCCGACCGTTAAGCAGCTGGTGGACCGTATCCTCACGGGCGATTGATCGAGGGATTAATCAGGCGCTAAATAACCACACAAAAATTACTGTCTTTTGTTTTTGCGTGTGAAATCAAGTTATGCTTAACTGACTGCAATAAGTCTAAACTGAAACAACCTCATAAGAGGTTGGTGGACCTCGGCTCTACTTGATCCATGTCAAGGACGGGGGCTGATCGGTTCGAGCAGTATGAGGCAGATGTAATGGGAGTCACCATGAGACCTTACGCACAAGTTCTTGATCAGCTTCGCACCGCAGGATTGCGCCCAACCCGCCAACGTTTGGCACTGGCGCGGTTGTTGTTTGAAAACGGCGCGCGTCACGTGACGGCGGAAATGCTCCATGCCGAGGCCCAGGACGCGACCATCAAAGTCTCGCTGGCGACGGTTTACAACACCTTGCACCAGTTCACCGAGGCCGGTTTGCTGCGCGAAATCGTGGTCGACCCGACTCGCTCATACTTCGACACCACCACGCATGAGCATGGCCACTTCTTCCATGAAGGCACAGGCCATCTGCAAGACATTCCCGGCGGCCAATTGCAGCTGGCGGCGATGCCGAACGCGCCCGAAGGCACGAAAATTTCCGGAATTGACGTCGTCATTCGCCTGACAGAAAATTAATTAGTAATAAAATCAATGTGATGGAGTTCTTTTTAGAAGAACTCCATCTTTTGGTTGACCCTGCGTTTCAAGGGGCTATAGTTTGTCACCGAGCGGCGCAGTATTCAGCCGTCCGTCGTTATCTTTTTTTGCATTCATCTGATCAGAGGAGGCCACTATGGGCTTGAAAGACAGCAAAACCGAACAAAACCTCAAAGACGCGTTCGCCGGTGAATCCCAGGCCAACCGTCGTTACCTGTATTTCGCACAAAAGGCCGACATCGAAGGTTACAACGACGTCGCCACCGTGTTCCGTTCCACCGCCGAAGGCGAAACCGGTCACGCCCACGGCCACCTGGAATTTCTTGAAGAAACCGGCGATCCCGCAACGGGTCTGCCCATCGGCGGCACCGCTGACAACCTGAAGGCTTCGGTCGCTGGCGAAACCCACGAGTACACCGACATGTACCCGGGCATGGCCAAGACCGCACGCGAAGAAGGCTTCGACGAAATCGCCGATTGGTTCGAAACCCTGGCGAAAGCCGAAAAGTCTCACGCGGGCCGCTTCCAAAAGGCGCTCGACAACCTGGATTAATTTCCTCCCGGTTGAATGACATGAACGGCGCGGGGGGCTTTGTCGATAAAGCCTCCCGCGTTGTTTTTTTAGATATGTGTTTTAGCGATTGAACAGCAGCGAGGTGGGGACATGAGTGAAGGCAGTTTGGACGCGCCGACGCGTCATCCGCTCAAATGGCGGGACGAAGATTTTTACAACGAAGACAAGATCTTCGCTGAATTGGAGCGGGTGTTTGACCTGTGCCACGGCTGTCGTCGTTGTTTCAATCTGTGCGACAGCTTTCCGCGCTTGTTCGACCTGGTCGACGAATCGCCGACCGGCGAAGTCGACGGCGTCGCCAAGGCTGATTACTGGAAAGTCGTCGATGCCTGCACGCTGTGCGATTTGTGCTTCATGACCAAATGCCCATACGTGCCGCCCCATGAATGGGACCTCGATTTCCCGCATCTGATGCTGCGTGCCCGCGCGCTGCAGTTCAAGCAGGGCAAAACCAACAAAAAGCAAGACAAGCTGACCAAAATGGACAGCAACGGTCCGCTGGGTGTGAAATTCTCAGGCCTCGCCAACTGGGCCTCGCGGCGTGAAAACGGGCTGACGCGCTCGATCATGGAAATGACCCATGACGTGCACAAAGATGCCGAACTGCCGACCTTCGCTAAGAAAAAGTGTTCGGATCGCGCCAAGGCGGAACCGATCGAGGTTAACGCGAGCGCACCGGCGCACGGCAAGCGCAAGGCGGTGATCTACGCGTCTTGCTTCGGCGAATACAACGACCCCGACATCGTCATGGACACCCGCGCGGTGCTGGCGAAAAACGGCATCGCCGCCGAAATCGTCTATCCGGAATGTTGCGGCATGCCGCAATTGGAACAAGGCGACATGGCCAGCGTCGCCAACAAGGCAAAAACCATCGCCAAAACGCTCAAGCCCTATGTCGACGACGGTTTTGACATCGTGGTTCCGGTGGCCAGTTGCGCGTTGATGCTGAAATTCGAATGGCCGCTGATCGAGCCTGACGACGAAAACGTCAAAGCGCTCAGTACCGCGACCTATGACGCTACCCAATACGTTGTCGATATTGCCGAAAAAGAAGGCTTGGCCGATGGGCTCAAGCCTCTTTCGGGCGGCATCACCGCGCATATCGCCTGCCATGCCCGCGCCCAAAACATGGGCCGCAAGGCGCAAGAGCTGCTGAAATTGATCCCCGAAACGCAGACCACGGTTATCGAGCGCTGCTCCGGCCATGGCGGATCGTGGGGTGTGACCAAGGAATTTTTCGAAGTCGGCATGAAGGTCGGCGGCCCGGTGTTTCGCGATGCCGCCAAGGCCGACAGCGCCTATGTGGTGTCGGAATGTCCCTTGGCCCGCGATCAGATCGTTCAGGGCCTGGAACGCAAGGACAAGAAAGTCGAAGGCCCCGGCAAAGCGTTGCGCCACCCGGTGCAGTTGATTGCCCGCGCCTACGGATTGTAAGTCGAAGGAGATACCCCCCGATGCCTCGTGAAACACACGAAATCACGCGCGCCGACATCATGCCTATGGCCGAATACGCCAAGGTTCGCCTCGAACGGCGCAAGGCCATGACGGAACTGAAAAAGAACCGCCGCGTTCACATCGGCCCCGATGCCACGGCGTATTTCGAAAGCTTCGACACCATGTGGCACCAAGTCCACGAAATGCTCTACATCGAGCAAGGCGGCGACGCGCAAATCGAAGACGAACTCAGCGCCTACAATCCGCTGATTCCCAAAGGCCGGGAATTGACCTGCACGTTGATGTTCGAAATCGACGAACCCGATCGCCGCGCGCGGTTCCTGGCGGGTCTTGGTGGCGTCGAAGAAACCGTCAGCCTTTCGGTGGGCGGTCAAAAAATCATGGCGGTGCCCGAAGACGACATCGATCGCACCACCGCCGACGGCAAGGCGTCTTCGATCCAGTTCCTGCATTTCAGCTTTACGGATGCCCAGGCGGACTTGATGAAGCAGCCGGGTTGCGAGGTTGTGCTCGCTATCGATCACCCGGCCTACGGCCACATGGCGAAACTTCCCGATGCCGTACGCGCAGCTTTGGCGGCCGATCTGGACTGATCTGCACCCAACGCACCTTTTAAGCGTTTTTGAAACCGGGGCGGCTGTGCGGCCCCGGTTTTCGTTTGCGACGCATAGAACCAGGCGCATTAACTTTCGTCGTCGAAATGAGCCGCTAAACAGGCCGGGCGTGGGGTATGCAGTTCAACAGCTCAGCAAGGTTAAGGCGTCAACCTATTGTTATTGTGGGTGAAATGAATTGAAAGAGGGGGATATCCCGAGTTCGTCTACAGATGCAGAAATTCGTATCGGTTGAGAAATAGTCAGGGCCGAAAAGCCGTAAACATTAACAACGGCCTGTAGCCGATGGGCGATCCAGGTAGATATTGATGGGTGCTGAGGTTAAAAATTTTGGATGTGTTACGCAGGTCGTGGTGCGGGTATATGCCCAAAAGTGGCTGTCAGGCTGCACGAATACAATTTCGCATTATATTTCAGATAAATAATGTCAATATTTATGGCTGAATAAAAATCATAAATAAATTTTATTCAAACGCCTCTCCCTTAAGAATTCCCCAGAAATCTGCGCGATTCAGCCAGCCCTCAAAACCCTCGACTTCGACCCGACAGAACTCGGTTTGACCGGGGCAGGCGATGAGTTGCCCCGAAACGCCGGTTTGCACCCGGGCAACGGTGTGCGATTGCGGTTCGGCTTTAGCGCGGATGTCGCGGGTGCCGCCGGTGACGATGAAGCCGCGTTTGGACGACAGCATGGTCTGATGCACCCAGCCTTGGCTGCCTTCCCAATCGCGGACTTTGCGCCACGTCTTGTATTCGGCAATCACTTCCAACGGCAGGCCGGATTTCCGGTACACCCATTCGACCGGATATTGCACACCGGGACCGGTGCGCAGATTGACCTCGCCGGCGCGCAACGATACGAACCGCGGCAGGGGCAGTCCCGACCCGGAAACTTGGGCCAATGCAACACTGGCGCCGAATACGGTGGCAATAATGAGGGCAAGCGACAGATAACGCATCATCCAGCAGAACTCCCGGCGATATTCGAGAACGAATCAATCGAAGCGAATCGTCCCTATTAGAAGAGCCCCCGCCCACGCGGTCAATGCCCTAGCGTACAGTCATAAATCACGGACGAAGTTCGACATGCCATGGGCGGGAGCAA
It encodes:
- a CDS encoding rubrerythrin family protein; the encoded protein is MGLKDSKTEQNLKDAFAGESQANRRYLYFAQKADIEGYNDVATVFRSTAEGETGHAHGHLEFLEETGDPATGLPIGGTADNLKASVAGETHEYTDMYPGMAKTAREEGFDEIADWFETLAKAEKSHAGRFQKALDNLD
- a CDS encoding NAD(P)H-dependent flavin oxidoreductase, with amino-acid sequence MKTLNSYKMSGKDVLPLVEGGKGVAVSNGTTAGAWAKAGGIGTFSCVNPDSYAEDGTYIPQVYHGKTRSERFEELKAYAIRGGIEQAKIARDVSGGEGRIHMNVLWEAGGTVPILHGVLSEVGELVHGITCGAGMPYKVAEIAAQYGINYYPIVSSARAFNALWRRSYKNYADLLGGVVYEDPWLAGGHNGLSNVEDPNEPQDPYGRCLELRKVMNGYGLNHVPIVMAGGVWYLRDWEDWIDNEELGPVAFQFGTRPLLTQESPIMQAWKDRLLNLKEGDVYLNRFSPTGFYSSAIRNPFLDDLVGRSERQIEYRTKPEAPFTAELPLGPRGRIHYVKAEDLPRAQAWIDAGQSEAMKTPDDTMVFVTPEKSKQILQSQAECMCCLSQCRFSNWADNEEGTNGKRADPRSFCIQKALQRAAHGGDLDQSLMFAGHNAYKFAQDPFYANGFIPTVKQLVDRILTGD
- a CDS encoding SH3 domain-containing protein codes for the protein MMRYLSLALIIATVFGASVALAQVSGSGLPLPRFVSLRAGEVNLRTGPGVQYPVEWVYRKSGLPLEVIAEYKTWRKVRDWEGSQGWVHQTMLSSKRGFIVTGGTRDIRAKAEPQSHTVARVQTGVSGQLIACPGQTEFCRVEVEGFEGWLNRADFWGILKGEAFE
- the irrA gene encoding iron response transcriptional regulator IrrA, which translates into the protein MRPYAQVLDQLRTAGLRPTRQRLALARLLFENGARHVTAEMLHAEAQDATIKVSLATVYNTLHQFTEAGLLREIVVDPTRSYFDTTTHEHGHFFHEGTGHLQDIPGGQLQLAAMPNAPEGTKISGIDVVIRLTEN
- a CDS encoding (Fe-S)-binding protein encodes the protein MSEGSLDAPTRHPLKWRDEDFYNEDKIFAELERVFDLCHGCRRCFNLCDSFPRLFDLVDESPTGEVDGVAKADYWKVVDACTLCDLCFMTKCPYVPPHEWDLDFPHLMLRARALQFKQGKTNKKQDKLTKMDSNGPLGVKFSGLANWASRRENGLTRSIMEMTHDVHKDAELPTFAKKKCSDRAKAEPIEVNASAPAHGKRKAVIYASCFGEYNDPDIVMDTRAVLAKNGIAAEIVYPECCGMPQLEQGDMASVANKAKTIAKTLKPYVDDGFDIVVPVASCALMLKFEWPLIEPDDENVKALSTATYDATQYVVDIAEKEGLADGLKPLSGGITAHIACHARAQNMGRKAQELLKLIPETQTTVIERCSGHGGSWGVTKEFFEVGMKVGGPVFRDAAKADSAYVVSECPLARDQIVQGLERKDKKVEGPGKALRHPVQLIARAYGL
- a CDS encoding DUF3501 family protein: MPRETHEITRADIMPMAEYAKVRLERRKAMTELKKNRRVHIGPDATAYFESFDTMWHQVHEMLYIEQGGDAQIEDELSAYNPLIPKGRELTCTLMFEIDEPDRRARFLAGLGGVEETVSLSVGGQKIMAVPEDDIDRTTADGKASSIQFLHFSFTDAQADLMKQPGCEVVLAIDHPAYGHMAKLPDAVRAALAADLD